A genome region from Crossiella equi includes the following:
- a CDS encoding AAA family ATPase, which produces MERSSELSALRATVHSAQAGHGRAVLIEGPSGAGKTALLDAAAEYAVTAGCHVLRGSCAAAGQNTPLSLAVTLVGPLLQEGETAHDLLTGPEVVVWQRLCHLMAGPAAPGPLCVFADDVQWADAESMDLLARCAAHTTGLPIAVIATTRGGAGEPRALQAEQLLAAARTQPLCPEPLSERGVAMLLRNRLGAAPAEAFTTAAHRLTGGEPQLVVAVADVLHRRLVEPQAEQLFTLRSVVGQCRTALAVSRLRAESAPVRHLAEVIALLGESANLAVVGELIGVDDDTAERAAARLRQLSIFGKGTRLSVSDPKVRQTVLRWLPQRDHHALRVRAARLLHERGESADLIAPHLVSAQPEGDQQAVEVLRAAAANALRRGDHATATGFLRRALAEPPEGALRTTVLTELSAARYHTDPGAAADSLLDALALAPTPHAQAALLTDYPHPSVISATPALVGVVKRIVPQLWPGEGGVEPSPLLTAARLLALVPATDPQDADIRYRSVRRSVQQQWSNLKATRVGRQLLAVEAYNQAIRCAGDIGQIRSLARLALTDAPDTAEFLTSPLLYGGAALALTDDIPEALATLDSPIADAQRKGSTARLVTGLSYRAMMLIRQGRVQDAIAEARMAAKLLRKVPEHPNRGAVVIALGGALLENGRPDRAAAVVGKYVGARSSSFQEWDQVFALSGRIRLVQKDADGALRDALDCGRRLAEVGWTYPGCVPWRSVAAIAHQMLGQESKGWPLVEEELALARQWGSPEPLAVSLCTAARFTGGQAGLRLLDEAVTIMTGHTSRLELARALLQRGLAQHRLGRPGAAESLREALRLGERTAAGRVTARARALLRQFGYRAQDAGGELSRTELRVAALAAEGHTNQEIAERFHVGLRTVEVHLTHAYRKLGIRGRGQLAEALAKAN; this is translated from the coding sequence GTGGAGCGGTCATCCGAGCTGTCCGCACTTCGGGCCACCGTGCACAGCGCACAGGCCGGGCACGGCAGGGCCGTGCTCATCGAAGGGCCCAGCGGTGCCGGCAAGACGGCGCTGCTGGACGCGGCCGCCGAGTACGCGGTCACGGCGGGCTGCCACGTCCTGCGCGGCAGCTGCGCCGCGGCCGGGCAGAACACCCCGCTGAGCCTGGCCGTCACCCTGGTCGGTCCCCTGCTGCAGGAGGGGGAGACCGCCCACGACCTGTTGACCGGACCGGAAGTGGTGGTGTGGCAACGGTTGTGCCACCTGATGGCCGGTCCGGCCGCGCCCGGCCCGCTGTGCGTCTTCGCCGACGACGTGCAGTGGGCCGACGCGGAGTCCATGGACCTGCTCGCGCGCTGCGCCGCGCACACCACCGGGCTGCCGATCGCGGTGATCGCCACCACGCGCGGCGGTGCCGGGGAACCGCGTGCCCTGCAGGCGGAACAGCTCCTGGCGGCCGCGCGCACGCAGCCGCTGTGCCCGGAACCGCTCAGCGAACGCGGTGTGGCCATGCTGCTGCGCAACCGCCTGGGCGCCGCACCCGCCGAGGCGTTCACCACCGCCGCGCACCGCCTCACCGGCGGCGAGCCCCAGCTGGTGGTGGCCGTCGCGGACGTGCTGCACCGCAGGCTGGTCGAACCCCAGGCCGAGCAGCTGTTCACCCTGCGGTCGGTGGTCGGCCAGTGCCGCACGGCCCTGGCGGTGTCGCGGCTGCGCGCGGAGTCCGCGCCGGTGCGGCACCTGGCCGAGGTGATCGCGCTGCTCGGCGAGTCCGCCAACCTCGCCGTCGTCGGCGAGCTCATCGGGGTGGACGACGACACCGCCGAACGGGCGGCGGCGCGGCTGCGGCAGCTGTCCATCTTCGGCAAGGGCACGCGGCTGTCAGTCAGCGATCCCAAGGTGCGCCAGACCGTGCTGCGCTGGCTGCCGCAACGCGACCACCACGCGCTGCGCGTGCGGGCGGCGCGGCTGCTGCACGAGCGCGGCGAGTCCGCCGACCTGATCGCCCCGCACCTGGTCTCCGCGCAGCCGGAGGGCGACCAACAGGCGGTGGAGGTGCTGCGCGCCGCGGCGGCCAACGCGCTGCGCCGCGGCGACCACGCCACCGCGACCGGCTTCCTGCGCCGGGCCCTGGCCGAACCGCCCGAGGGCGCGCTGCGCACCACGGTGCTGACCGAGCTGTCCGCGGCCAGGTACCACACCGACCCGGGCGCGGCCGCCGACAGCCTGCTGGACGCCCTGGCGCTGGCGCCGACCCCGCACGCGCAGGCCGCGCTGCTCACCGACTACCCGCACCCCAGCGTGATCAGCGCGACCCCGGCCCTGGTGGGCGTGGTCAAGCGGATCGTGCCGCAGCTGTGGCCCGGCGAGGGCGGCGTGGAGCCCTCACCGCTGCTGACCGCGGCGCGGCTGCTGGCCCTGGTCCCGGCCACCGACCCGCAGGACGCCGACATCCGCTACCGGTCGGTGCGGCGCAGCGTGCAGCAGCAGTGGAGCAACCTCAAGGCCACCCGGGTGGGCAGGCAGCTGCTCGCGGTGGAGGCCTACAACCAGGCGATCCGCTGTGCCGGGGACATCGGCCAGATCCGCTCGCTGGCACGGCTGGCGCTGACCGACGCGCCGGACACCGCCGAGTTCCTCACCTCCCCGCTGCTCTACGGCGGCGCGGCGCTGGCCCTGACCGACGACATCCCGGAGGCACTGGCCACCCTGGACAGCCCGATCGCGGACGCCCAGCGCAAGGGCAGCACCGCGCGCCTGGTGACCGGGCTGAGCTACCGGGCGATGATGCTGATCCGGCAGGGCCGCGTGCAGGACGCGATCGCCGAGGCGCGGATGGCGGCCAAGCTGCTGCGCAAGGTGCCCGAGCACCCGAACCGGGGCGCGGTGGTGATCGCGCTGGGCGGGGCGCTGCTGGAGAACGGGCGCCCGGACCGCGCGGCCGCGGTGGTCGGCAAGTACGTCGGGGCGCGTTCCTCCAGCTTCCAGGAGTGGGACCAGGTGTTCGCGCTGTCCGGGCGGATCCGCCTGGTGCAGAAGGACGCGGACGGCGCGCTGAGGGACGCCCTGGACTGCGGCCGCAGGCTGGCCGAGGTCGGCTGGACCTACCCGGGCTGCGTGCCGTGGCGCTCGGTGGCCGCGATCGCGCACCAGATGCTGGGCCAGGAGAGCAAGGGCTGGCCGCTGGTCGAGGAGGAGCTGGCCCTGGCCCGCCAGTGGGGTTCGCCGGAACCGCTGGCGGTGTCGCTGTGCACGGCGGCGCGGTTCACCGGCGGCCAGGCCGGGCTGCGGCTGCTGGACGAGGCGGTGACCATCATGACCGGCCACACCAGCCGCCTGGAGCTCGCCAGGGCGCTGTTGCAGCGGGGGCTGGCCCAGCACCGGCTGGGCAGGCCGGGCGCGGCGGAGTCGCTGCGGGAGGCCCTGCGGCTGGGCGAGCGCACCGCGGCGGGCCGGGTGACCGCGCGGGCGCGGGCGCTGCTGCGCCAGTTCGGCTACCGCGCGCAGGACGCGGGCGGCGAGCTGAGCCGCACCGAGCTGCGGGTGGCGGCGCTGGCGGCGGAGGGGCACACCAACCAGGAGATCGCGGAACGGTTCCACGTCGGGCTGCGCACGGTGGAGGTGCACCTGACCCACGCCTACCGCAAGCTCGGCATCCGGGGCCGGGGCCAGCTGGCGGAGGCCCTGGCGAAGGCCAACTGA
- a CDS encoding FAD-dependent oxidoreductase, giving the protein MRKRERVVVVGGGVAGLRTAERLRELGFNDEIVIVGAESGKPYHRPPLSKQLLCGKLRPSDLVLPSYTELDATWRLGTPVLGMDARRQVVVLQGGEEIRYDGLVIATGVEPRHLPGVPIQDPRVHYLYTVDDSLALRANLQRTRRPLVVMGAGFIGCELASTAHHLGREVTIVGRSKVLLGKAVGPQLAERITALHQGNGVQLALGEKVLHWHPQDQGVVMNLSSGKVIVAGAVVVCAGSVPSVNWLRGSGLTVDDGVVCEPTCHVLGRGDVVAAGDVAKWPNLRFSNKPRRVEHWLNAIEMGRHAAESLLAGRAAAKPFTPIPRFWSEQHGMRIQGAGIPALGEDTVQLLPSGRGDQSVTGFVADGRLVGLVALNSPQALLSWQAELDRQTAPRLHGPEREQAGQEPVTRDSVARDSVEVLAPEPARRPGPPPGPTRSVDHPSGPLPRPNRSVDHPSVPVPTRSVDHPSGPLPVPGRVVEPVPSRVRAAEPAARTPGPVPVAGLARRIRAESPSQPQPRPGPRAAHTPAPYPAPVATDYGGLHAATELGGPPLRSASPRGNPRRGPDLDAATEQVGWERLVPGPVTPPPFPVPLRAAPQPPTREWEELRAPTNGISRQGRRRRA; this is encoded by the coding sequence GTGAGGAAACGGGAACGCGTGGTGGTGGTCGGCGGCGGGGTCGCCGGGCTGCGCACCGCGGAGCGCCTGCGGGAGCTCGGCTTCAACGACGAGATCGTGATCGTCGGCGCGGAGAGCGGCAAGCCCTACCACCGGCCACCCCTGTCCAAGCAGCTGCTGTGCGGCAAGCTCCGGCCCAGCGACCTCGTGCTGCCCAGCTACACCGAGCTGGACGCCACCTGGCGCCTGGGCACCCCGGTGCTGGGCATGGACGCCCGCCGCCAGGTCGTGGTCCTGCAGGGCGGCGAGGAGATCCGCTACGACGGCCTGGTCATCGCCACCGGCGTCGAACCCCGGCACCTGCCCGGCGTGCCGATCCAGGACCCGCGCGTGCACTACCTGTACACAGTGGACGACTCGCTGGCCCTGCGGGCGAACCTGCAACGCACCCGGCGGCCGCTGGTCGTGATGGGCGCGGGCTTCATCGGCTGTGAGCTGGCCAGCACCGCCCACCACCTGGGCCGCGAGGTGACCATCGTCGGCCGGTCGAAGGTGTTGCTGGGCAAGGCCGTCGGCCCGCAGCTGGCCGAACGGATCACCGCGCTGCACCAGGGCAACGGTGTGCAGCTGGCCCTGGGGGAGAAGGTGCTGCACTGGCACCCGCAGGACCAGGGCGTGGTGATGAACCTGTCCAGCGGCAAGGTGATCGTGGCCGGTGCGGTCGTGGTGTGCGCGGGCAGCGTGCCCTCGGTGAACTGGCTGCGCGGCTCCGGCCTGACCGTCGACGACGGCGTGGTCTGCGAACCCACCTGCCACGTGCTCGGCCGCGGCGACGTGGTCGCGGCGGGCGATGTGGCCAAGTGGCCGAACCTGAGGTTCAGCAACAAACCCCGGCGCGTGGAGCACTGGCTCAACGCCATCGAGATGGGCAGGCACGCCGCGGAGAGCCTGCTGGCCGGACGCGCGGCGGCCAAACCGTTCACGCCGATCCCCCGGTTCTGGTCGGAGCAGCACGGCATGCGCATCCAGGGGGCCGGGATCCCGGCCCTCGGCGAGGACACCGTGCAGCTGCTGCCGTCCGGGCGCGGGGACCAGAGCGTGACCGGGTTCGTCGCGGACGGGCGGCTGGTCGGTCTGGTCGCGCTCAACAGCCCGCAGGCGCTGCTGTCCTGGCAGGCCGAGCTGGACCGGCAGACCGCGCCCCGCCTGCACGGGCCGGAGCGGGAGCAGGCCGGGCAGGAGCCGGTCACCCGGGACTCGGTGGCCCGGGACTCGGTGGAGGTGCTCGCCCCGGAACCCGCGCGGCGGCCCGGACCGCCCCCCGGGCCCACCCGGTCCGTCGACCACCCCTCGGGACCGTTGCCCCGGCCGAACCGGTCCGTCGACCACCCGTCGGTGCCGGTGCCGACCCGCTCGGTCGACCACCCGTCCGGCCCCCTGCCGGTGCCCGGCCGGGTCGTGGAGCCCGTCCCCAGCCGCGTCCGCGCCGCCGAACCCGCGGCCCGGACGCCGGGCCCGGTGCCCGTCGCCGGGCTGGCCCGGCGGATCCGCGCGGAGAGCCCGTCCCAGCCCCAACCCCGCCCCGGGCCCCGCGCCGCGCACACGCCCGCCCCGTACCCCGCCCCGGTCGCCACCGACTACGGCGGCCTGCACGCGGCCACCGAGCTGGGCGGCCCGCCGCTGCGCAGCGCCAGCCCCCGCGGCAACCCCCGGCGCGGCCCGGACCTGGACGCCGCGACCGAACAGGTCGGCTGGGAGCGCCTGGTCCCCGGTCCCGTGACCCCACCGCCGTTCCCGGTCCCGCTGCGCGCGGCTCCCCAGCCGCCCACGCGCGAGTGGGAGGAACTGCGCGCGCCCACCAACGGGATCTCGAGACAGGGGAGGAGGCGCAGGGCCTGA
- a CDS encoding 4Fe-4S domain-containing protein: MLSHLTDFGREAMLLAQNSPHDTGVRQVAALSARLAYAMMCFTLVWGVLTATGWVTRTTSRQALRSGHMMLAVMTIAFGGLHGFAFIFLTDVDFPVLKIMVPFVDGGFARHAAGIIGLQLMTAVAISVAVRRWLVYRHWLRFHQLGYLAVGLTFIHGWLGAISNGNEALFQTAGITLFVPVATVTALRFLPPRLLTKVGLVSAEPVVAATEVTAAPNPRAGKVGVSVDNERCQRYGICETAAPEVFQLVEDGRLRYDTSPHAQFASQAKAAARCCPMRAITVQERGVK, encoded by the coding sequence GTGTTGAGCCACCTCACCGACTTCGGCCGGGAAGCGATGCTCCTCGCCCAGAACTCCCCGCACGACACCGGGGTGCGGCAGGTCGCGGCGCTCTCCGCCCGGCTGGCCTACGCCATGATGTGCTTCACCCTGGTCTGGGGTGTGCTCACCGCCACCGGCTGGGTCACCCGCACCACCAGCCGCCAGGCGCTGCGCAGCGGGCACATGATGCTCGCGGTGATGACCATCGCCTTCGGCGGGCTGCACGGCTTCGCCTTCATCTTCCTCACCGACGTCGACTTCCCCGTGCTCAAGATCATGGTCCCGTTCGTCGACGGCGGCTTCGCCCGGCACGCCGCCGGGATCATCGGCCTGCAGCTGATGACCGCGGTGGCCATCTCGGTCGCGGTGCGCCGCTGGCTGGTCTACCGGCACTGGCTGCGCTTCCACCAGCTCGGCTACCTCGCGGTCGGCCTGACCTTCATCCACGGCTGGCTCGGCGCGATCTCCAACGGCAACGAGGCCCTGTTCCAGACCGCGGGCATCACCCTGTTCGTCCCGGTGGCCACGGTGACCGCGCTGCGCTTTTTGCCCCCGCGCCTGCTCACCAAGGTCGGCCTGGTCTCGGCCGAACCGGTCGTGGCCGCCACCGAGGTCACCGCCGCGCCCAACCCCAGGGCGGGCAAGGTCGGCGTCAGCGTGGACAACGAGCGCTGCCAGCGGTACGGCATCTGCGAGACCGCCGCGCCCGAGGTGTTCCAGCTCGTCGAGGACGGCAGGCTGCGCTACGACACCAGCCCGCACGCCCAGTTCGCCAGCCAGGCCAAGGCCGCGGCGCGCTGCTGCCCGATGCGCGCGATCACCGTCCAGGAGCGTGGTGTCAAGTGA
- a CDS encoding DUF4142 domain-containing protein has protein sequence MATENPVRTRVLRAGALAVAATALACSAAGIALADEPTGAAPPPPASKVVPPPPAKAPTPTFPVTPPDEETSGPGWEQTEWGPLGPADRDLLVKVRQAGLWEMPMGDEAQVRAAAPRVKEVGRLIMKDHEVLDTRVKKVAETLAVELPAEANADQQGWMAELRAVTGPEFDQLFADRLRAAHGKVFTVVAAVRSGTRNTLVREFAQEGINAVMRHMTLLESTKLVTFQDLPLAPDPAPASAAPSTGAGAAPPPATRAPAQPKPSVRAKPTTPAPAEEDAPPPQQRDVANASASSSDSGGGGMILLVVLLCTGLAVATIGVVRFVQSR, from the coding sequence GTGGCTACTGAAAACCCCGTCCGGACCAGGGTCCTGCGCGCGGGCGCGCTCGCCGTCGCCGCCACGGCGCTGGCGTGCTCCGCGGCCGGGATCGCGCTGGCCGACGAACCCACCGGGGCGGCGCCGCCACCGCCCGCGAGCAAGGTGGTGCCCCCGCCGCCCGCCAAGGCGCCCACGCCCACCTTCCCGGTGACCCCGCCCGATGAGGAGACCTCCGGCCCCGGCTGGGAGCAGACCGAGTGGGGACCGCTCGGCCCCGCCGACCGCGACCTGCTGGTCAAGGTCCGCCAGGCCGGGCTGTGGGAGATGCCCATGGGGGACGAGGCCCAGGTCAGGGCCGCCGCGCCCCGGGTGAAGGAGGTCGGGCGGCTGATCATGAAGGACCACGAGGTCCTGGACACGCGCGTGAAGAAGGTCGCCGAGACGCTGGCCGTGGAGCTGCCCGCCGAGGCCAACGCCGACCAGCAGGGCTGGATGGCCGAGCTGCGCGCGGTCACCGGACCCGAGTTCGACCAGCTCTTCGCCGACCGGCTGCGCGCCGCGCACGGCAAGGTGTTCACCGTCGTCGCGGCCGTGCGCTCCGGCACCCGCAACACCCTGGTGCGCGAGTTCGCCCAGGAGGGCATCAACGCGGTGATGCGGCACATGACCCTGCTCGAGTCCACCAAGCTCGTCACCTTCCAGGACCTGCCCCTGGCCCCCGACCCCGCCCCGGCCTCGGCCGCGCCCTCCACCGGCGCCGGTGCCGCCCCGCCCCCGGCCACCAGGGCACCCGCCCAGCCCAAGCCCTCCGTGCGCGCCAAGCCGACCACCCCGGCGCCCGCCGAGGAGGACGCGCCGCCCCCGCAGCAGCGGGACGTGGCCAACGCCAGCGCGAGCTCCAGCGACAGCGGGGGCGGCGGGATGATCCTGCTGGTCGTGCTGCTGTGCACCGGCCTGGCCGTGGCCACCATCGGCGTCGTCCGGTTCGTGCAGTCCCGATAA
- a CDS encoding sigma-70 family RNA polymerase sigma factor — translation MEWLEVNFGRRLLRFTTALTGGDRQWAEDVVQETWLRAWRNAAKLRPESDQVLPWLFTVARRIVVDGVRQRRARPTEVDLTQLGEAVVRDEADHVVISITVAEALNQLSAEHREAIRETYLLDRTVNEAAKVLGIPPGTVKSRVYYGLRMLNNLLRERGVTR, via the coding sequence GTGGAGTGGCTGGAGGTGAACTTCGGGCGCAGACTGCTGCGCTTCACCACCGCCCTCACCGGCGGCGACCGCCAGTGGGCGGAGGACGTGGTCCAGGAAACCTGGCTGCGGGCCTGGCGCAACGCGGCCAAACTGCGCCCGGAGTCCGACCAGGTCCTCCCGTGGCTGTTCACGGTTGCCCGCCGCATCGTGGTCGACGGCGTGCGCCAACGCCGGGCCAGGCCAACCGAGGTGGACCTGACCCAACTGGGCGAGGCCGTGGTGCGCGACGAGGCGGACCACGTGGTCATCAGCATCACGGTGGCGGAGGCACTGAACCAGCTCAGTGCTGAGCACCGGGAGGCGATCCGGGAGACCTACCTGTTGGACCGCACGGTCAACGAGGCCGCGAAGGTGCTCGGGATCCCACCGGGGACGGTGAAGTCGCGGGTGTACTACGGGCTGAGGATGTTGAACAACCTGTTGCGGGAGCGCGGAGTCACCCGGTGA
- a CDS encoding GH1 family beta-glucosidase has product MTRTEPGAVTDIEAVGEPLRFPPGFVWGSATSSFQIEGATTVDGRGPSIWDTFSATPGKVENGDTGEPACEHYTRFPEDIKLMKELGLSTYRFSIAWPRIQPTGSGAVEPRGLAFYDRLVDALLEAGITPMATLYHWDLPQALEDKGGWVNRDTVDHFVEYARLTHAHLGDRINAWTTLNEPFCPSYLGYGIGIHAPGVQDPSSALVAAHHLLLAHGRATNAMREQARPGHEFSLVLNFSKARYAVDDEAHRDAARKVDGIAGRLFLEPVVRGTYPADILADVAHLNALAPAIQEGDLAEINAPIDWLGVNYYNPTRVKPAADPLFETPGALPGLRGVEILPPEGPLTHTGWEQESGAFTDLLKDLAEWAPGLPLIITENGSAFPDTVAPDGQIHDVERTAYLLAHLRAVHAAIQAGVPVRGYLAWSLMDNFEWAFGYDKRFGIVHVDFETQRRTPKDSARAFARVVANNAVDPE; this is encoded by the coding sequence GTGACCCGTACAGAACCCGGTGCCGTCACCGACATCGAGGCCGTGGGGGAGCCGCTGCGCTTCCCACCCGGCTTCGTGTGGGGCAGCGCGACCTCCTCGTTCCAGATCGAGGGGGCCACCACGGTCGACGGCCGGGGCCCGTCGATCTGGGACACCTTCTCGGCCACCCCGGGCAAGGTCGAGAACGGCGACACCGGCGAACCGGCGTGCGAGCACTACACGCGCTTCCCCGAGGACATCAAGCTGATGAAGGAGCTGGGTCTGTCGACCTACCGCTTCTCCATCGCCTGGCCGCGCATCCAGCCCACCGGCTCGGGCGCGGTCGAACCTCGGGGCCTGGCCTTCTACGACCGCCTGGTCGACGCCTTGCTCGAAGCGGGCATCACCCCGATGGCCACCCTTTACCACTGGGACCTCCCGCAGGCACTGGAGGACAAGGGCGGCTGGGTCAACCGGGACACGGTGGACCACTTCGTCGAGTACGCCCGCCTGACCCACGCCCACCTGGGCGACCGGATCAACGCGTGGACCACCCTGAACGAGCCGTTCTGCCCGTCCTACCTCGGTTACGGCATCGGCATCCACGCCCCGGGCGTCCAGGACCCCTCCTCGGCCCTGGTCGCGGCCCACCACCTCCTCCTGGCCCACGGCCGCGCGACGAACGCGATGCGCGAACAGGCAAGGCCGGGCCACGAGTTCTCGCTGGTCCTGAACTTCAGCAAGGCCCGCTACGCGGTCGACGACGAAGCCCACCGCGACGCGGCCCGCAAGGTCGACGGCATCGCGGGCAGGCTGTTCCTGGAACCGGTGGTCCGGGGCACCTACCCGGCCGACATCCTGGCCGACGTGGCCCACCTGAACGCCTTGGCACCGGCGATCCAGGAGGGTGATCTGGCTGAGATCAACGCGCCGATCGACTGGCTGGGGGTGAACTACTACAACCCCACCCGGGTCAAGCCCGCGGCGGACCCGCTGTTCGAGACCCCGGGTGCGCTACCGGGCCTGCGGGGCGTGGAGATCCTGCCGCCGGAGGGGCCGTTGACCCACACCGGGTGGGAGCAGGAGTCGGGCGCGTTCACCGATCTGTTGAAGGACCTGGCGGAGTGGGCTCCCGGGCTGCCGCTGATCATCACGGAGAACGGGTCGGCCTTCCCGGACACCGTGGCGCCGGACGGGCAGATCCACGATGTGGAGCGCACGGCGTACCTGCTGGCGCACCTGCGTGCGGTGCACGCGGCGATCCAGGCCGGGGTGCCCGTGCGCGGGTACCTGGCGTGGTCGCTGATGGACAACTTCGAGTGGGCCTTCGGGTACGACAAGAGGTTCGGCATCGTGCACGTGGACTTCGAGACCCAGCGCAGGACCCCGAAGGACTCGGCACGGGCGTTCGCCCGGGTCGTGGCCAACAACGCGGTGGACCCGGAGTAG
- a CDS encoding carbohydrate ABC transporter permease: MLNRRPGFLVYGMLSAVLLASVFPLYFSFVVASRDNSALGEATPPLLPGGNLWANIARVFDTVDFWLAIQNSLIIAGTVAVSNVLLSSLAGFAFARLRFRGRDSLFLVVVGTAMVPTQLGVIPLYMLMSELDWYGTLQAVILPALVGALGVFMMRQACEETVPYELIEAARVDGCSVLRTFFTVALPAIRPQAAVLGMLTFMTAWNDFFWPLVVLDPTDSPTVQVAVATLASGYYTDYSLLLTGATLGVLPVIALFMVLARHIVGGIMQGAVKG, translated from the coding sequence ATGCTCAACCGACGCCCCGGCTTCCTGGTCTACGGGATGCTCTCGGCGGTCCTGCTCGCCTCGGTGTTCCCGCTGTACTTCTCCTTCGTGGTGGCCTCGCGGGACAACTCGGCCCTGGGCGAGGCGACCCCGCCCCTGCTGCCGGGCGGCAACCTGTGGGCCAACATCGCGCGGGTCTTCGACACCGTCGACTTCTGGCTGGCCATCCAGAACTCGCTGATCATCGCGGGCACGGTCGCGGTGTCCAACGTGTTGCTGTCCTCGCTGGCCGGGTTCGCCTTCGCGCGCCTGCGCTTCCGGGGCCGGGACTCGCTGTTCCTGGTCGTGGTCGGCACCGCGATGGTGCCCACGCAGCTGGGCGTGATCCCGCTGTACATGCTGATGTCCGAGCTGGACTGGTACGGCACGCTCCAGGCGGTGATCCTGCCCGCGCTGGTGGGCGCGCTGGGCGTGTTCATGATGCGCCAGGCCTGTGAGGAGACCGTGCCCTACGAGCTGATCGAGGCCGCGCGGGTGGACGGCTGCTCGGTGCTGCGCACGTTCTTCACCGTGGCGCTGCCCGCGATCCGCCCGCAGGCCGCGGTGCTGGGCATGCTCACGTTCATGACGGCCTGGAACGACTTCTTCTGGCCGCTGGTGGTGCTCGACCCGACCGACAGCCCGACGGTCCAGGTCGCGGTGGCCACCCTGGCCAGTGGCTACTACACCGACTACTCGCTGCTGCTGACCGGGGCCACGCTGGGGGTCCTGCCGGTCATCGCCCTGTTCATGGTGCTGGCCCGACACATCGTGGGCGGCATCATGCAGGGCGCCGTGAAGGGATGA
- a CDS encoding carbohydrate ABC transporter permease, with the protein MAAPVTDRPAKADRQPPSRERRWPLARLDTKLTPYLFVTPFFLIFGAFGLFPLLYTAWVSLHDWQTVDGNQGWVGLANYYELFGDPNFYNALGNTVSLFIVSTVPQLLAALGIAALLDRGVRGSTFWRAGLLLPNVVSVVAVALVFTQIFGRDFGIVNWLLEMVGLPRVNWQADTWSSHLAVSVMVMWRWTGYNALLYLAAMQSVPRELYEAAFVDGASRWRVFWSITVPSIRPTILFTVVVSTIAGMQLFTEPALFDPKGTSGSGGSDRQFQTLTMYLYEKGFRVFDAGYASAIAWVLFLIVLVFALLNFTLTRRIASKG; encoded by the coding sequence ATGGCGGCTCCCGTCACGGACCGGCCCGCCAAGGCCGACCGGCAGCCACCGTCGCGCGAGCGGCGGTGGCCGCTGGCCCGTCTGGACACCAAGCTCACGCCGTACCTGTTCGTCACGCCGTTCTTCCTGATCTTCGGCGCGTTCGGGCTCTTCCCGCTGCTGTACACCGCCTGGGTGTCGCTGCACGACTGGCAGACGGTCGACGGCAACCAGGGCTGGGTGGGCCTGGCGAACTACTACGAGCTGTTCGGTGACCCGAACTTCTACAACGCGCTGGGCAACACGGTCAGCCTGTTCATCGTCTCGACGGTGCCGCAGCTGCTCGCCGCCCTGGGCATCGCCGCGCTGCTGGACCGTGGTGTGCGCGGCAGCACGTTCTGGCGGGCGGGCCTGCTGCTGCCCAACGTCGTGTCGGTGGTCGCGGTCGCGCTGGTCTTCACCCAGATCTTCGGCCGCGACTTCGGCATCGTGAACTGGCTGCTGGAGATGGTGGGCCTGCCCCGGGTGAACTGGCAGGCCGACACCTGGTCCTCGCACCTGGCGGTCAGCGTGATGGTGATGTGGCGCTGGACCGGCTACAACGCCCTGCTGTACCTGGCGGCCATGCAGTCGGTGCCGCGCGAGCTGTACGAGGCGGCGTTCGTGGACGGGGCCTCGCGCTGGCGGGTGTTCTGGTCGATCACCGTGCCCAGCATCCGGCCCACGATCCTGTTCACCGTGGTGGTCTCCACCATCGCCGGCATGCAGCTGTTCACCGAGCCCGCCCTGTTCGACCCGAAGGGCACCTCCGGCTCCGGCGGCAGCGACCGGCAGTTCCAGACCCTGACGATGTACCTGTACGAGAAGGGCTTCCGGGTCTTCGACGCCGGGTACGCCTCGGCCATCGCCTGGGTGCTGTTCCTGATCGTGCTGGTCTTCGCCCTGCTCAACTTCACGCTGACGCGGCGCATCGCGTCCAAGGGGTAG